A part of Escherichia marmotae genomic DNA contains:
- a CDS encoding fimbrial biogenesis outer membrane usher protein, translated as MLRMTPLASAIVALLLGIEAYAAEETFDTHFMMGGMKDQQVAHIRLDDNQPLPGQYEIDIYVNKQWRGKYEISVKDNPQETCLSRDIIKRLGINTDNFASDKQCLTLEQLVQGGSYAWDIGVFRLDFSVPQAWVEELESGYVPPENWERGINAVYTSYYVSQYYSDYKASGNSKSTYVRFNSGLNFLGWQLHSDASFSKTDNNTGEWKSNTLYLERGFSQILGTLRIGDMYTSADIFDSVRFSGVRLFRDMQMLPNSKQNFTPRVQGIAQSNALVTIEQNGFVVYQKEVPPGPFSISDLQLAGGGADLDVSVKEADGSVTTYLVPYAAVPNMLQPGVSKYDFAAGRSHIEGASKQSDFVQAGYQYGFNNLLTLYGGTMIANNYYAFTLGTGWNTRIGAISVDATKSHSKQDNGDVFNGQSYQIAYNKFLSQTSTRFGLAAWRYSSRDYRTFNDYVWANNKDNYRRDKNDVYDIADYYQNDFGRKNSFSANMSQSMPEGWGSVSLSTLWRDYWGRSGSSKDYQLSYSNNLQRISYTLAASQAYDENHHEEKRFNIFISIPFDWGDDVTTPRRQIYMSNSTTFDDQGFASNNTGLSGTVGSRDQFNYGVNLSHQHQGNETTAGANLTWNAPVATVNGSYSQSSNYRQAGASVSGGIVAWSGGVNLANRLSETFAVMHAPGIKDAYVNGQKYRTTNRNGVVIYDGITPHRENHLMLDVSQSDSETELRGNRKIAAPYRGAVVLVNFDTDQRKPWFIKALRVDGQPLTFGYEVNDTHGHNIGVVGQGSQLFIRTNEIPPAVNVAIDKQQGLSCTITFGKEIDESKKYICR; from the coding sequence ATGTTGAGAATGACCCCACTTGCATCAGCAATCGTTGCGTTATTGCTCGGCATTGAAGCTTATGCGGCTGAAGAAACCTTTGATACCCATTTTATGATGGGGGGAATGAAAGACCAACAGGTTGCTCATATTCGTCTGGATGATAATCAACCTTTGCCTGGCCAATATGAAATCGATATTTATGTTAATAAACAATGGCGCGGTAAGTATGAAATTAGCGTTAAAGATAATCCGCAAGAAACGTGTTTATCGAGGGATATTATCAAACGGTTAGGTATTAATACCGATAACTTTGCCAGCGACAAGCAATGTTTAACATTAGAGCAACTTGTTCAGGGGGGGAGTTATGCCTGGGATATCGGCGTTTTTCGTCTCGATTTCAGTGTTCCGCAAGCCTGGGTGGAAGAGCTGGAAAGTGGCTATGTTCCACCGGAAAACTGGGAACGGGGAATTAATGCGGTTTACACCTCTTATTATGTGAGTCAGTATTACAGCGACTATAAAGCGTCGGGAAATAGCAAAAGTACCTATGTACGTTTTAACAGCGGGTTAAATTTTCTGGGGTGGCAACTGCATTCTGATGCCAGTTTTAGCAAAACAGATAACAATACAGGGGAGTGGAAAAGCAATACACTGTATCTGGAACGTGGATTTTCTCAAATTCTCGGCACGCTGCGTATTGGTGATATGTACACGTCAGCCGATATATTTGATTCCGTTCGCTTCAGCGGAGTTCGGTTATTTCGTGATATGCAGATGTTGCCAAACTCGAAGCAAAATTTTACCCCGCGGGTACAGGGGATTGCCCAGAGTAACGCGCTGGTAACTATTGAACAGAACGGTTTTGTCGTTTATCAGAAAGAGGTTCCACCAGGCCCGTTTTCGATTAGTGATTTGCAGTTAGCGGGCGGAGGTGCGGATCTTGATGTGAGTGTTAAGGAAGCCGATGGTTCAGTTACTACATATCTGGTGCCTTATGCGGCAGTACCTAATATGCTGCAACCCGGCGTGTCGAAATATGATTTTGCAGCGGGCCGTAGTCATATTGAAGGTGCGAGCAAGCAAAGTGATTTTGTCCAGGCAGGTTATCAGTATGGTTTTAATAACTTATTGACGCTGTATGGCGGCACGATGATTGCTAATAATTACTACGCGTTTACCCTGGGAACAGGTTGGAACACGCGCATTGGCGCAATTTCAGTCGACGCAACTAAATCGCACAGTAAGCAAGACAATGGTGATGTGTTTAACGGGCAAAGTTATCAAATTGCTTATAACAAATTTTTGAGCCAAACATCGACACGTTTTGGTCTGGCGGCCTGGCGTTATTCGTCGCGTGATTACCGGACGTTTAACGATTATGTGTGGGCAAATAATAAAGATAATTATCGTCGTGATAAAAACGATGTCTATGACATTGCCGATTATTACCAGAATGATTTTGGTCGCAAAAATAGCTTTTCCGCCAATATGAGTCAGTCAATGCCAGAAGGCTGGGGATCTGTGTCATTAAGTACTTTATGGCGGGATTACTGGGGGCGTAGCGGCAGCAGTAAAGATTATCAGTTGAGTTATTCCAATAATTTGCAACGGATAAGCTATACCCTCGCGGCAAGTCAGGCATATGACGAGAATCATCATGAAGAGAAACGCTTTAATATTTTTATATCGATACCCTTTGACTGGGGAGATGACGTTACGACGCCTCGTCGGCAAATATATATGTCTAACTCAACGACGTTTGATGATCAGGGTTTTGCCTCAAATAATACGGGATTATCAGGAACAGTAGGGAGTCGAGATCAGTTCAATTATGGTGTCAACCTGAGTCATCAACATCAGGGAAATGAAACGACAGCAGGGGCGAATTTAACCTGGAACGCGCCTGTGGCGACAGTGAATGGCAGTTATAGTCAGTCGAGTAATTATCGGCAGGCTGGAGCCAGTGTTTCAGGGGGCATTGTCGCCTGGTCGGGTGGCGTTAATCTGGCGAATCGTCTTTCTGAAACTTTTGCCGTGATGCATGCGCCGGGAATTAAAGATGCTTATGTGAATGGGCAAAAATATCGCACCACGAACCGTAATGGTGTCGTGATATACGACGGAATAACTCCTCATCGGGAAAATCACCTGATGCTGGATGTATCGCAAAGTGACAGTGAAACAGAATTACGCGGTAACCGTAAAATTGCCGCCCCTTATCGCGGCGCGGTCGTTCTGGTCAATTTCGACACCGATCAACGCAAACCCTGGTTTATAAAAGCATTAAGAGTGGATGGGCAACCGTTAACATTTGGCTACGAAGTCAATGATACCCACGGCCATAATATTGGCGTTGTCGGCCAGGGAAGTCAGCTTTTTATTCG